In the genome of Actinomadura graeca, one region contains:
- the dut gene encoding dUTP diphosphatase, producing the protein MSKVDVLIKRLDPDLPLPRYAHVGDAGADLVAAADVELAPGERAVVPTGMAIALPDGYAAFIHPRSGLGARLGVTIVNAPGTVDAGYRGEIKVTLLNTDLRATAVLRRGDRIAQMVVQRVEQAVFHEVTDLPGSARGTGGFGSTGGFGTASGFADNEHRREGA; encoded by the coding sequence GTGAGCAAGGTCGATGTGCTGATCAAGAGGCTGGACCCGGACCTGCCCCTGCCCCGGTACGCCCACGTGGGCGACGCGGGAGCCGATCTCGTCGCCGCCGCCGACGTCGAACTGGCACCCGGGGAACGCGCCGTCGTCCCCACCGGCATGGCCATCGCGCTGCCGGACGGCTACGCCGCTTTCATCCACCCACGCTCCGGATTGGGCGCTAGGTTGGGAGTGACCATAGTGAACGCGCCCGGTACGGTCGATGCCGGCTACCGCGGTGAGATCAAGGTGACGCTGCTGAACACCGATCTCCGCGCCACCGCCGTCCTGCGGCGCGGGGACCGCATCGCGCAAATGGTCGTGCAGCGGGTGGAGCAGGCGGTGTTCCACGAGGTCACCGACCTTCCCGGATCGGCGCGCGGAACCGGCGGATTCGGCTCCACGGGCGGATTCGGCACCGCGAGCGGATTCGCGGATAATGAGCACAGACGAGAAGGAGCGTGA
- a CDS encoding DUF3710 domain-containing protein, whose product MAFGRRRQADDPEKGPEPIEEPVDAVDEADEEATDEAVPDEGGPWDSADSFPELQRLDFGSLQVPVAQGLGFQVNFEATQFDDEGNPLDGRPVAILVQYEESAMQLQVFAAPKRSGIWEDVRRETAKDIQEEANGQTQEGEGPFGPELLAMVPAALTEEVLAEMPQEVREQIPAEFVEQGWAPQIIRFLGVDGPRWFLQAVVQGAAIEDEEQWQVLEDVLRGVVVVRGDAPMPPRELLELQIPKEFSEAGEEGEEQAVQSFNPFERGPEITEVR is encoded by the coding sequence GTGGCTTTTGGACGTCGCCGGCAGGCCGATGACCCCGAGAAGGGGCCCGAGCCGATCGAAGAGCCGGTGGATGCCGTTGACGAGGCCGACGAGGAGGCCACCGACGAGGCCGTCCCCGACGAGGGCGGGCCGTGGGACTCCGCGGACTCCTTCCCCGAACTGCAGCGGCTCGACTTCGGATCCCTTCAGGTGCCCGTCGCGCAGGGACTCGGCTTCCAGGTGAACTTCGAGGCCACCCAGTTCGACGACGAGGGCAACCCCCTCGACGGCCGTCCCGTCGCCATCCTCGTGCAGTACGAGGAAAGCGCCATGCAGCTCCAGGTGTTCGCCGCGCCCAAGCGCAGCGGCATCTGGGAGGACGTCCGGCGCGAGACCGCCAAGGACATCCAGGAGGAGGCCAACGGCCAGACCCAGGAGGGCGAAGGCCCCTTCGGCCCCGAACTGCTGGCGATGGTCCCCGCCGCGCTGACCGAGGAGGTCCTCGCGGAGATGCCGCAGGAGGTCCGCGAGCAGATCCCCGCCGAGTTCGTCGAGCAGGGCTGGGCCCCGCAGATCATCCGCTTCCTCGGCGTCGACGGCCCCCGCTGGTTCCTCCAGGCCGTGGTGCAGGGCGCCGCGATCGAGGACGAGGAGCAGTGGCAGGTGCTGGAGGACGTACTCCGCGGAGTCGTCGTCGTCCGCGGCGACGCCCCGATGCCCCCCCGCGAGCTCCTCGAACTCCAGATCCCGAAGGAGTTCAGCGAAGCGGGCGAGGAAGGCGAGGAACAGGCCGTCCAGTCCTTCAACCCCTTCGAACGCGGCCCGGAGATCACTGAAGTTAGATAG
- a CDS encoding MauE/DoxX family redox-associated membrane protein: MTVLLAGIAAVTVPLILMGSVFGQVRRPRVLPSALRAQGVLPVSLAVPAAMVVIAAEAVAGASAAIALPLGLDGTFRAASAASALILAAYAVYAAYVARTRQDVPCGCAGDDGTPMTGWVAGRAAALAGLALAGAAHGLPDGTSGSEMSVIVAAGLGFAVILWTLPHAMIERSTAG; this comes from the coding sequence GTGACCGTCCTGCTCGCCGGGATCGCGGCGGTCACGGTGCCGCTCATCCTGATGGGGTCGGTGTTCGGGCAGGTCAGACGGCCGAGGGTGCTTCCCTCCGCGCTGCGGGCCCAGGGCGTCCTCCCGGTGTCGCTGGCCGTGCCCGCGGCGATGGTCGTGATCGCGGCGGAAGCCGTGGCGGGTGCCTCCGCCGCGATCGCCCTCCCCCTCGGGCTGGACGGGACGTTCCGCGCCGCGTCCGCCGCGTCGGCGCTGATCCTGGCCGCGTACGCGGTGTACGCGGCCTACGTCGCGCGGACGCGCCAGGACGTCCCGTGCGGGTGCGCCGGGGACGACGGCACGCCCATGACCGGCTGGGTCGCCGGGCGTGCGGCGGCCCTGGCCGGGCTGGCGCTCGCCGGTGCCGCGCACGGCCTTCCGGACGGGACGTCCGGATCCGAGATGTCCGTCATCGTCGCGGCGGGGCTGGGGTTCGCGGTGATCCTCTGGACGCTCCCGCACGCCATGATCGAAAGGAGTACGGCCGGATGA
- a CDS encoding PIG-L deacetylase family protein encodes MEAVPEDWERALAIVAHPDDLEYGGSAAVAKWTGQGKTVVEVLATRGEAGIDGMEPDEVARVRTAEQIEAARRVGVETVEFLDLQDGMLEYGLPLRRVLAAAIRRHRPEVVVSLNFRETFPGGGFNMADHRVLGLAVADAVRDAANRWVFRDLGLEPWQGVRFALFGGSPQSTHYVDVTGHLQDGIDSLLAHKVYFSGLGADFDAAAFLTGMMEPAGRAVGVEHAMTFEMIAT; translated from the coding sequence ATGGAAGCGGTACCTGAGGACTGGGAACGGGCGCTGGCGATCGTGGCGCACCCCGACGACCTGGAGTACGGGGGCTCCGCCGCCGTCGCGAAGTGGACCGGTCAGGGCAAGACCGTGGTGGAGGTGCTCGCCACCCGCGGCGAGGCCGGGATCGACGGCATGGAGCCGGACGAGGTCGCCCGCGTCCGCACCGCGGAGCAGATCGAGGCGGCCCGCCGCGTGGGCGTCGAGACGGTGGAGTTCCTCGACCTCCAGGACGGCATGCTGGAGTACGGCCTGCCGCTGCGGCGCGTGCTGGCCGCGGCGATCCGCCGGCACCGTCCCGAGGTGGTGGTCTCGCTGAACTTCCGGGAGACCTTCCCCGGCGGCGGGTTCAACATGGCCGACCACCGCGTCCTCGGCCTGGCGGTCGCCGACGCCGTCCGGGACGCGGCGAACCGCTGGGTGTTCCGCGACCTCGGCCTGGAACCGTGGCAGGGCGTACGGTTCGCCCTGTTCGGCGGCTCCCCGCAATCCACGCACTACGTGGACGTGACCGGCCACCTTCAGGACGGCATCGACTCGCTGCTGGCGCACAAGGTGTACTTCTCGGGCCTCGGCGCGGACTTCGACGCCGCCGCGTTCCTCACCGGCATGATGGAACCGGCCGGACGCGCCGTCGGCGTGGAGCACGCGATGACGTTCGAGATGATCGCGACCTGA